From one Caldithrix abyssi DSM 13497 genomic stretch:
- a CDS encoding carbonic anhydrase, with product MKQKMTLFALATILIFFVACNENQNKMNEKAQKSKTEQTNNKEMKKDCDDVHWTHHSGETGPENWKNLCDGFADCGGSSQSPVDIITADVVEGKELAAPIFKYGKSKVDIINNSHTVQFNISGENTVNLNGKTYKLLQFHYHALSEHTIDGKHFPIEVHFVHKHSDTDFAVIGFMFVEGQEYDLFSKYLDKFPTSKGEYKSDDTIDLLSLLPENKSYYYYSGSLTTPPCTEVVSWYVLKNPVEASKKQIEAFSKILNNNYRPVQPLNNRKIEIFRQ from the coding sequence ATGAAACAAAAAATGACTTTGTTTGCCCTGGCAACCATATTAATCTTTTTTGTGGCCTGTAATGAAAATCAAAATAAGATGAACGAAAAGGCGCAAAAAAGTAAAACAGAGCAGACGAACAATAAGGAAATGAAAAAAGATTGCGACGATGTGCACTGGACACACCACAGCGGAGAAACAGGTCCTGAAAACTGGAAAAATCTTTGCGATGGATTTGCTGACTGCGGCGGTAGTTCACAATCACCTGTTGATATTATTACAGCCGATGTGGTTGAAGGAAAAGAATTGGCCGCCCCGATATTCAAATACGGAAAATCGAAAGTTGACATCATCAACAACTCGCACACGGTTCAATTTAACATTAGCGGAGAAAATACGGTAAATTTAAACGGTAAAACATATAAACTATTGCAGTTCCATTATCATGCTTTGAGCGAGCATACAATTGATGGTAAACATTTTCCCATTGAAGTGCATTTTGTCCATAAGCATTCCGATACGGATTTTGCCGTTATTGGCTTCATGTTTGTGGAAGGTCAGGAATATGATTTATTTAGCAAATATTTAGATAAGTTTCCCACGAGTAAAGGGGAATATAAGTCCGATGATACGATCGATTTGCTAAGTCTGTTGCCGGAGAATAAGAGTTATTACTATTACAGCGGCTCCCTCACAACGCCTCCCTGTACCGAAGTGGTGAGCTGGTATGTGCTAAAAAATCCGGTCGAAGCCTCTAAAAAGCAGATTGAAGCGTTTTCAAAAATCCTGAATAATAATTACAGACCCGTACAGCCTCTTAATAATCGAAAAATAGAAATATTCAGGCAATAG